In a single window of the Portunus trituberculatus isolate SZX2019 chromosome 9, ASM1759143v1, whole genome shotgun sequence genome:
- the LOC123501640 gene encoding uncharacterized protein LOC123501640 has product MSPQRKLLSSEDDICKPLNEDNPDPNDLCVRIKEVMATIEEVTKQINDGDVTEETLDTLTDQSEKLQEVVNEVEKNPELIDEYQINKEEMKKKTEDVKKEVDSALDTVTDKIDGPGSNVAVIVVGVIGGLIVVMLVAAGGYIGYRKHQQRQKRPKKMMNYDMLEEGGQNNPAFQMDRQQSGPSHQPQPGPPPSQPSPAPRPVSIPSRGVPVLPRVCSRPPSSYGEETGYISDSASRPSYMGSRASHTSHNTDRSSYPPSSSRPKGLYRIDP; this is encoded by the exons ATGTCCCCACAAAGAAAGCTGCTGTCAAGTGAAGACGACATTTGCAAGCCATTGAATGAGGATAACCCTGATCCAAATGACCTTTGCGTCAGAATAAAAGAAGTCATGGCTACAATAGAGGAAGTGACAAAGCAGATCAATGATGGCGACGTTACCGAGGAAACGCTGGACACCCTCACTGACCAGTCCGAGAAACTTCAGGAAGTGGTCAACGAAGTGGAGAAGAACCCAGAACTTATTGATGAATACCAAATtaacaaagaggaaatgaaaaagaagacagaggaTGTTAAGAAG GAGGTTGACTCTGCCTTGGACACAGTGACGGACAAGATTGACGGGCCAGGGAGCAATGTagcggtgatagtggtggggGTGATTGGTGGCCTGATTGTAGTAATGCTGGTGGCTGCAGGTGGTTACATAGGCTACAGGAAACACCAGCAGCGCCAGAAGAGACCAaagaag ATGATGAATTATGATATGCTGGAAGAAGGTGGGCAGAATAACCCAGCCTTCCAGATGGACCGTCAGCAAAGTGGCCCATCCCACCAACCACAGCCAGGCCCGCCACCATCCCAGCCGTCCCCAGCACCCCGCCCTGTCTCCATTCCTTCCCGTGGCGTTCCTGTACTGCCCCGTGTGTGTTCAAGGCCACCCTCAAGCTACGGAGAGGAAACAGGATACATCTCAGACTCCGCTTCTCGTCCCTCCTATATGGGTTCAAGGGCATCCCACACCTCTCACAACACGGACAGGTCTTCCTATCCTCCGTCAAGTTCACGGCCTAAGGGTCTGTATCGAATTGATCCCTAG